From Opitutales bacterium, a single genomic window includes:
- a CDS encoding flagellar basal body-associated FliL family protein, whose amino-acid sequence MADEAVEDLPEAGGAKGPSPLIPVLAIVIILPVINFMMTQFMLIPGMKSALAETIQESGVMAEGEKGRGESSAPSAAESSEEGIAEPASYEFDGIIANLAGSMRSRYVKVSFMVEGSDPEFTATMEKNRTKLIDAAIGVLAALTIQDLEDAGIKNVIRNDLIGSFEAALRKRIVESLYFSEFVVQ is encoded by the coding sequence ATGGCCGACGAAGCTGTTGAAGATCTACCCGAAGCGGGTGGAGCCAAGGGTCCCAGCCCACTCATCCCAGTGCTGGCAATAGTCATCATATTGCCAGTGATCAATTTCATGATGACCCAGTTCATGCTTATCCCGGGAATGAAATCAGCGCTTGCTGAGACGATTCAAGAGAGTGGCGTGATGGCCGAGGGTGAAAAAGGCCGGGGCGAAAGCAGTGCTCCCTCTGCTGCAGAGAGCTCGGAGGAAGGTATTGCTGAACCTGCATCCTACGAGTTCGATGGTATTATCGCGAATCTCGCTGGTTCGATGAGAAGTCGCTACGTAAAGGTCAGTTTTATGGTCGAGGGCTCGGATCCCGAGTTTACAGCGACCATGGAGAAAAACCGGACTAAACTGATCGACGCAGCAATCGGAGTTTTAGCGGCGCTGACGATTCAGGACCTCGAAGATGCGGGAATCAAGAATGTCATCCGCAACGACTTGATAGGTTCCTTCGAAGCGGCACTCAGAAAACGCATCGTCGAGTCCCTCTATTTCTCCGAGTTCGTAGTTCAATAA
- a CDS encoding flagellar hook-basal body complex protein, translating to MIGSLVSGVSALKSYTRGLEVVSNNIANVNSVAFKGSRTTYQDTFSKLIRDSTPSSGAASNTPAVQIGTGVQVNSISTNFTQGPVNQTGINTDLAVVGNGYFKVQDPVSGTNYATRAGNFKFDDNNNLVSQEGYRVQGLNGGSVRLVASGTSADNLIFSLSTTPADTVTPATSGNVSATVPDFTVGTGAFSIDRTAVPGGIADADVAAAAPTLASVAFSPSGEVNALLTNGLSFQIATIQMTDFVDQQALKKEGSGLYTGFEAAGQKNSGNLFTPGTNGTGTIRSGALEAGNVDLTEEFSNIITTQRSFQAGARLVTTSDDILQEVVNLKR from the coding sequence ATGATCGGATCCCTCGTCAGTGGCGTCAGCGCCCTTAAATCCTATACTCGTGGCCTTGAGGTTGTGAGTAACAACATCGCCAACGTAAACTCCGTTGCTTTCAAAGGTTCTCGAACGACCTACCAAGATACATTCAGCAAGCTGATTCGCGATTCAACACCGTCATCGGGTGCTGCATCGAATACACCGGCGGTACAAATCGGAACCGGTGTCCAGGTTAATTCCATTTCGACTAATTTTACTCAAGGTCCCGTCAACCAAACTGGAATCAATACGGATCTAGCAGTCGTTGGGAATGGCTACTTCAAAGTACAGGACCCTGTCTCGGGGACTAATTACGCTACACGGGCAGGTAACTTTAAGTTTGACGACAACAATAACCTTGTGAGCCAGGAAGGGTATCGAGTCCAAGGACTCAACGGTGGCTCAGTTCGTTTGGTAGCTTCCGGTACTTCAGCCGATAACTTGATCTTCTCCTTGTCGACTACCCCAGCGGATACTGTGACTCCTGCTACTTCAGGAAACGTCAGTGCTACCGTGCCAGATTTCACGGTGGGTACGGGTGCTTTCAGTATTGACCGTACGGCAGTTCCCGGTGGCATCGCCGATGCAGATGTTGCGGCCGCGGCTCCAACGCTAGCATCGGTGGCTTTTAGTCCTTCCGGAGAGGTGAACGCGCTCTTGACGAATGGACTGAGCTTCCAAATTGCAACGATCCAGATGACCGACTTTGTCGACCAGCAGGCACTCAAGAAAGAGGGGAGTGGCTTGTATACTGGCTTTGAAGCGGCAGGTCAGAAAAATTCTGGAAATCTCTTCACCCCAGGGACCAACGGAACCGGAACGATTCGATCTGGTGCATTGGAGGCCGGTAACGTCGATCTGACTGAAGAGTTTTCAAACATCATTACTACCCAGCGGAGCTTCCAAGCTGGAGCCCGGTTGGTGACCACATCGGACGACATCCTCCAGGAAGTCGTAAACTTGAAACGATAA
- a CDS encoding FliM/FliN family flagellar motor switch protein — MGDVGADFLSQSDIDQLMADAGGDDSPACDIYSPQGVKYEDASNIHIETYDFRNPVFLTEIELRQVRIRHEQFIYYLAARLSMFLRMDFSLKMSKLHTTPYIKFTEAIPNPTHIVLFKVEQLAGVCVLDMSPRLAMTIIDRLLGGKGHSVREERYLTDIEISLMDDVISVILEEWCRQWEDLRELNASIVGRENNGRFLQTSPHDAIMLILTMEAAIGDCSDYMQVAVPYYTVEPIIKQMQEESKTYSRTDVKEKSMAWRSTYSDIKVPVVAEWDCFDVSVADILSLRPGDLIELPRDIIQKTKIRVEDTTCFTGEVGINEGQVAVKITDRNLNLT; from the coding sequence ATGGGCGATGTTGGAGCTGATTTTCTCAGTCAGTCTGATATCGATCAGCTCATGGCTGATGCGGGTGGCGATGATTCTCCAGCATGTGACATTTACTCGCCCCAAGGAGTCAAATATGAGGACGCGTCCAACATCCACATCGAGACCTATGACTTTCGTAATCCGGTCTTCCTCACGGAGATCGAGTTGCGGCAGGTGCGGATAAGGCATGAGCAGTTTATTTACTACCTAGCAGCTCGGCTCTCCATGTTTCTACGCATGGATTTCAGCCTAAAGATGTCTAAGCTGCATACTACACCCTATATAAAATTTACCGAAGCGATCCCGAACCCGACCCATATTGTCCTCTTCAAAGTAGAGCAATTGGCAGGGGTCTGTGTCCTCGATATGAGTCCACGCTTGGCGATGACAATTATTGATCGTCTCTTGGGAGGTAAGGGACACAGTGTGCGCGAGGAACGTTACCTAACTGACATCGAAATCTCCTTAATGGACGATGTCATCTCTGTCATCCTGGAGGAGTGGTGCAGGCAGTGGGAAGACCTACGCGAGCTCAATGCTTCCATCGTGGGTCGCGAAAACAATGGCCGTTTTCTTCAAACATCACCGCACGACGCCATCATGCTCATCTTGACCATGGAGGCCGCGATTGGCGACTGCTCCGACTATATGCAGGTGGCGGTGCCATACTATACGGTGGAGCCCATCATCAAGCAGATGCAGGAGGAGTCCAAAACCTACAGCCGTACCGACGTCAAAGAGAAGTCCATGGCATGGCGCTCGACCTACAGCGACATCAAGGTGCCCGTCGTGGCAGAATGGGACTGTTTCGATGTATCGGTGGCAGATATACTCAGCTTGAGACCAGGCGACCTCATTGAGCTGCCGCGTGATATCATTCAAAAGACGAAAATCCGCGTCGAAGATACGACCTGCTTTACGGGCGAGGTCGGTATTAACGAAGGACAAGTGGCGGTCAAGATAACGGATCGAAACCTCAACCTTACCTAG
- a CDS encoding flagellar biosynthetic protein FliO — translation MSFVSQSLQAQEEADSEQNAEEQVFVPKTIGASDDEQIFGEDPIDSKSLLTRAGFWIILMALLVIGFTWLNRKGFFRNRSLGGHTKRLVIEETTSLGNRQYLVVARHKNQSMLLGVGHGFIHHLKDLELDSKEDTEPFKLEDDD, via the coding sequence ATGAGTTTTGTTTCTCAGAGCCTGCAGGCTCAAGAGGAAGCGGACTCAGAACAAAACGCTGAGGAGCAAGTATTCGTTCCTAAAACTATCGGTGCTTCCGATGATGAACAAATTTTCGGTGAGGACCCCATCGACTCAAAAAGCCTGCTCACACGCGCGGGTTTTTGGATTATATTGATGGCCTTATTAGTCATCGGATTTACATGGCTAAACCGCAAAGGCTTCTTTCGCAATCGCTCCCTCGGTGGCCACACCAAAAGACTGGTCATTGAAGAAACCACCTCATTGGGCAATCGCCAATACCTTGTGGTAGCACGCCATAAAAACCAATCGATGCTACTCGGAGTGGGGCATGGTTTCATCCATCACTTGAAGGATCTCGAGCTCGACTCGAAAGAGGATACCGAACCCTTCAAATTGGAGGACGATGATTAA
- the fliN gene encoding flagellar motor switch protein FliN, whose amino-acid sequence MENLTESKNLDVVLDVQVQATVQLGSCELPMREIFELNPGSVLQLKQQAKDPVGLFVNGKLIGYGEVVVVEDNFGIKLTKMVGELK is encoded by the coding sequence ATGGAAAACCTTACAGAGTCAAAAAACCTCGACGTCGTACTCGACGTGCAGGTCCAAGCTACCGTTCAATTGGGATCTTGCGAACTCCCAATGCGCGAGATCTTTGAGCTCAACCCCGGCTCTGTTCTACAGCTCAAACAACAGGCTAAAGATCCCGTCGGACTGTTTGTGAATGGCAAACTCATCGGCTACGGCGAAGTCGTCGTCGTCGAGGACAACTTCGGTATCAAACTTACGAAAATGGTAGGCGAGCTAAAATAA